CAAGGAGACGGGTTTTAGCTGCCCTGCCTGCACTCCAGACATGCTTGCGGTCTCAGTTGATGGAAACCGCAAGCTTTATCGCTTTAAATCAAATGCAAGGTACGTTATGATGCAAGGTACATTATGCATTGTGAACATGAATCATGATTTTTATCCTTTCAAACAACTCTCACTGTGTTGTTTCAGCACTTCAGAGCAGGGGAACTTTGAAGGTGCCTTCATTGTAAAAAATGAGGAGGTTGCTGACTTTGTCAACTACGTCCACAGCCAGACAACTCATGTAAGTtgccaatatatatatatttttgtgttataCTATAATTTTGTCACCATTAAATAAGGATGAAAACACTATGCAGACACTATTGCATACAAACATGATCCTTAGTGTAATCACTAAATTGTGCTAAATAAGTTTGTCCCTGATAGGGCTTAATCATGTAATACGTCTTATGTTATAATCTTTGAATGTATAGGTCCCAGGAAAAGGGTTGTGCGGCTCTTCATCTTGGACTGCGGCGAAGGAGTCATCCAAAAAGTCAACTGGGAAATTGGATGAAGAGGGCCTGGAAATAGCAGTTTGCCGCCATGGAGTCCTCCTAGCTGCATTAAATATGTTTCGAGGGGAGATCTTTGCGTACCCTCTGTTTCTCCAGAGGAAGTTGGCAGCTAGTGTCCCAGGACATGTTAAGTTCCTCTGCTCTGATGTGGCCTGTAAATATTTCCCCTATTTGGCCAAGGTGGCTCAGCAGTGCCCTGAGATGAGGAACCTCCTGTCAATGCGTCCTTTCCTCTCCGTGATGCATGCAAAGGCTCACACTTGGAAATGCGAGGTATACTGCAGCTTTTAGTTTTGGAGCAGTTGAAGTTGTTTTGTTATAACGTTGAATTAATTTAGCACTCATGTATTGTAACCTCCTTTCTATAGATCAAATGGGGAGGTGCATTTCAGGATGGAGCTGGTTCAACAATTGGAGAAGAGGTTGAACAAGTGAACAGTTTCCTCTCTAGGGCGGCCATCACAACAAAGTACATGTCTaaagcaggtgtgtgtctgtctttgtctgtgcgTGTGAGATTCCACTCAGTCTCCTgcttattaataattatttgtttataCTAACTGAAATGTAGGGCGAGCAGACATGCTGACCCTCCTGGCTTTAGGGTGGAACAAGAGGAAAGTGGAGCACCTGGGCCGCACTTTGAGCCAGAGATATGTAAAGGTACATTTTTCAACACTGatgttgacgtgtgtgtgtgtgtggggggggtaaTAGGGAAAAACACCAGTACTGTAAAGAAATGTATAAGTGacatttattaatgtgttaTTAGATCACAAGGACCCTTAAAGATCTAGAGGAGAGCCTGAATGTGACCAAAAATGGGCTCGGTGTGGATGACGACACACTGGAACTATGGGTGGCTGATGTGCAGAAATGGGCTGAAGGTGAGTCTCTATTGTGCACTCCTATACAACAATAGTACCCACCACAGGCCCATTAATGAACTTAAGGTGGAATTAATATATCtttgacagtgtcaacaaaaacaaacataagcCTCATAAAAGCAGAATTTagggcagagttgttgtatttgATTGTATCTGGATTGAAGTGGCCGATCAGCGTGTAATATAAACCTGAACACCAACATACTAGGAAGGCTAAAGAAGTCTTATAACGAATATCTGTCAAGTCACTGGTATCAGACTCCACTGTAAGTTTATACACCTCACTGAACAACAGAATAATAATTGTAGAGTAACATTAAGCTTAATGACCAAAGAAAGTTATGTTCTCTTATGGCaatctcatctctctctgcatcacacTTGACAAtagtttatatttcctgcatttgGTCGGTGCTAATTTCAAACCCTTTCTAGCACACATAGTACAGCTTTTCTACAATGTTCTTGGAAAGGGACATGGAGTTATGTCTCAGCCACTTAAATGGGACAGTACACTTCTAACATTTCTGTGAATATTACTGTTTAATATAACTTACTATATCCCTTGAAATTCTGCTTAAAAGACTGATTGCTGAATGTCAGTGAGTGATACGTTTTATGTACTATACTCATACTGTACTCTCTCATAGAAACGGATCAAACTGATGGCAGCCTTGGAGCACTGCAGGCACGAATAGAGGAGCTTGTCGTAATCATCAGAGTCCGAAAACAAAATCTTTACAGACAAACTGGTACGTCAGTTTCCTTGAAATAGACAGTTTGATCCCTTTACAGTTTGTAAATGTATATGGTACATGTGCAGCAGCTTTGTAAACCGAATAAAATCGgatccttgtttgttttaagctgGATGTGATGCATGTTCTtgcaaacaaactgaacagtGTGGATTCTAGTCTAAACattatgtgacttttttttttttaatgttatttacagatAGCAACAAGAGGTGCCATAGAATTCGCAAGGTCATCTTGGATGAGAAAAAACGCTTGGTGGCTGCTGTCGACGATTACAACAAGCTGGCTGAACCGTCGAGGCAAATTATGTCCAGTGATGCCCTCATCGAGACCGACTTATGGCCCTTGCAGACCACAAGTGAACGTAAgctcttcattttaaaacatttcacatgtatCCTGTTTAACCAAATACCCAGTATCTGAGCACTAGTTGGAAGTTCTGATCTTGAATCATAATGTGTTTTCCCTTCTGATGTTAAACTGTAGTTGCTGCAGACCTtaagacaaaaagagaggtCTTTGAGAAGGTGATGGCTGTGAGGCGCcttaaagaggaggagatgatccTTTGCAGGGAAATGCACCACCACTGGACAGCGCTGAAAGCACGAGCTCTGGAGTTGGGAATGATCTCCTCAGACTGTAAGCAGTAAAGTTTCACTGGATCTTTAAGCTATAACTAGCTTACTTGCTAacaccttttctttctcttttttttgacattacTGATATGTActggttttctttttacagcctCTCTTGTTGGCATGTCGGAGGATGCAAAGAAGGGACTCCATTGCCtgctctaaaaaaacaaacggaactgaaaactgaaatggTAAAAGTCAAGGACTATTACCAGAGAATCCTCAGCCACCAACCACTCCTGGAAACAGACGAGTAGGAGGAGGAAAATTCAGATGATGCTGCTGAGAGTGACTTTAGCACTTCTGATGAagactgagagtgtgtgtcactgatatcatgactgagaaaataaaaagttaatcacttctctgtttaatgtgctttttgtagtgtctgtttttagacagggCTTGTTACCAACAGACCTTTTTGATAAGGAAAAATGGAATTCCCTTTGTGCAGTTTATGCTGAAGTTCAATCTAATTTAAtgaggtgtgtgtacacacacacacacacacacacacacacacacagtaacaattttattcatggaaagctttctgtgctgctcaaaggatcacaaaagcaccatgcagcacactcaccatgtgagttttgtcgaagaaatcatcaaagtcgaattgacatatttgctagggtgtgttttattaaaaagcatgccgcCACACTGGTAAAATGACAGTcacatatctgagccacctcaagctgaccccaaggtcaaggccatatcccctgataactcatcaaccctttgagataggggcctgaaatctgcCCCCCTTTTCACCCCTATACCCCCtttggaaaggtcagaggtcagccgttctggACACCTTTTTGGGAATAACTCGACAATGCtttgaggcaggaggctgaaatttgaCTATGTCGTATGCCGTGGAGCCTTCTGCTGGGATTTTTTTGGTCCCGTCACAATCCCATCACCGTAGAGCTAGTTATCGTTCTAGAAGGCCTACAGAGTTGGGATTTTGGGAGCCTGACCCAGACCTCCATTTAGAATAGTACCGTGAGTTTCATGCAGTTCGGTGCATTTCTTATGGCGGCGGCGAGGGCGCAGATTCGTGTAACGGCGCCCTTTCTAGGCCCCGCCCATCGAAAAGTACTGGGCCGACGGGGACTGGACTGACGTCTATCTGCTCGTCTCAGGCCCCTGAACAACatactaaaatttcagacccgtgcgatttgtagaaacacatgtcctccaaaacctccacgCAGGTCAGAGGGTGTAAGACTGCATGATTCTGACAGGACCCCAATGCTCAGGAATCCAGACGGGGCAAAAATAATTCTACtggacttgtgttttttttttcatcggTTTATTGTTTAGGGCCCCCGGGGGATCCTCTGTTCCGAATCTGGGGCccctggggtcaaaggtcaccgcGCAGCGGCCAAAAAGACACGTTTTTTAGTGAGTCTCCCAAATCTGACCCTCTTCGTTTCCGGTCACTAtctcctgataactcatcaaagctttgaggcagggggctgaaatttgagtatgTGTATCAGGATGCAGGGTCTGATCAGGGCCCCCGTTTTCACCCCCTACCCCCtttggaaaggtcagaggtcagccgttctggACACATGGGGGCGTGCCCGGGGGCCTTTGCCCAATTGTGACAGTGGCTCCCTTTGACCCCAAGGCCCATGCACAGCCCTGTATACCCAAAGGATAGAAAATTTCATAACATTGGGTAAGAGGGCTTTATCATGTTATATGTGAGAGACTTTGGGGTAACAGTAGTCGAACATGCCAAATCAATCCACAACATACTGCCATTCGCTAACTGTAACCTGCATATGCAGCACATTAAATCTAAATCCTGTACCATAGCCACATGAAGGGCATGAAGATGGGGTTTAGAGGGCTGTGTCAGGTTGCCAGATAGCTTCATCCCAAAAAAGATAAACCTTCTTCAAAAAAAAGggttatttaaatatttgctgtATTGCCAGGCCTAAACCAACCTGTTTAACCTATCAAATTATTTTCATGGATATGAAACTATTGATcgagttaaataaataatccattCAATCCTTCATCAGCACACAAGATGTTAAACTATTCAGATGATGTTATCTCTATGTTCCTCTACTGGATGTTTTACTACCTtacttatactgtgtacttacacagccaaatatttaattgtcctattttgatatatttttttttgtcctgtgtgtgtgtgttatgtgtatgAGAAAATAGTAACCACAATGTTGAGATTATCGAAGGaaaagctgtgaacacatttaGTAAGATATTATTGATCCTTGGCATTCAAGAATGTTTATGTACTTTAAGCCAGTTTTATAGAGTGAAAAGCAGACTGACATGACTGAAATGTTATTCcacatattttattctgaattttatgaagaaatgagagaggaaggaagaaaaaaatgaataaagaattGAACTTTAAAAGAACtttataaaagatgaaaaagaaatgaaatgagaaaaagagaaaaaaagaaaataagaaaaaagaatgttaatgagaataaatgaagaaaaggaACTTTAACTTTTCTAAATTGTGAAACGTCAACAATGTTGTTAACTTTGAAAAACTGGAAACCTTGGGGCGTGTGGTGTGGCGCCCAACTCTCTCTCTACGCGGCAACCTGTGGTGGGTGGGGGGCTGTTTTATAGATAAGCTTGTGCAGGGGTCCATGTGTCATCCCAACACTTTTGCcactgtcaagaaaaaaaacaaccaacaaaacaacaatacacaacacacacacacaaattgagGTTAAAAAAGATTTAGGTTGTACTATCAGAAGAATATCGgttgaaatatcttctataCATGCAGTATGCTTTATAACAATTTCACTTTATAAAATCCAATTagtcaaaaatcaaaaatcaaaaaaaaataatcaaaaaaaaacaaatcaattgtATTAAAatttgtataaaaataaagagcaaTAAGAAAGAggatagaaaagaaagaataataaattataagAGGCCCAAAGTCAAAAAAACCACGATTTTACATTTTGCCTCGGGGTCGGGGGGCGGGGGCGGGGGGGCggcgggggggggggctttaaacaaaacaaacttacaAAGCTGGTATAGGGAGTGACAAACccctgtccttagaccctcggtgTCAGTGACAGACTAGTCTGGATTCTgagtctgttctgtctgtgctaTTATTCTGGGAATTTTTTTCTGGTCTTCTGTCTTTCTGATCGTTCTGATACTAGTCTGTGCCGTCTGGTTCTGGATTCTAACACTATGCTGTATTCTGGATTCTGTCTGCCCTGCGATGGTCTGACACTATTCTGATTCTGCATGTCGCTATTTCTGCCGTCGTGTATTCCTGGATTCTGTCTgatttccttcttttctcctgGTCTGTTCTGTCGGTCTGGCTGCCCGGCCTTTTGCGTGTGTGTTAGAGTCGGTCCCTGTCCTCGTGCGTCCCTCGAGCCTGTTACGGCAGCTATCGGGCAATAAGCGAACAGTCTCCGCGCGCaggtctccctccctctcctccctcaacagtcttctctccctctctactcCCCTCACCTCCTCGTGCCGCAAGAAAGAAGCTGCTGAGaggtttcttttcttcttcttctttctagctgaggtttctttcttttttctttttcgttctttctttctctggagtttcctttctttcatttctttcctgcttctttcttttccaaaCTTTACTTAGGGATCACtgtaaaactaaacaaacatacaaatatgtgtatttatctcatcatgtcattttatctaaatacattcacatacaaacataaaagtaGCATGTTTAGATTCATAGAAAAAAGTCTGCTAGCTTAATGCTAACTTATATGGGAATTTGCATAGCGATGCTAGCGGTTAGCATACGGATTAGCGAATGTATTTCACTGCAAAATCTGTTAAGAACGAAACATTCCTAAATGAGGtgttaaaaacatctgaacataaaaacaatactCACAGGCAAACGTTTTCTGGccatataacaaaataaaaaggatgGGAGTTTTcccgctgtctgtctctctctcaaataATTGTCAACTAAAAAACGCCCCCTGACTTCCGGCCGTCCGAACCAGCTACGGCAACACTGAAGGCACAAATTACATTGCTACAAGAAACACTCTGTGttaaactcaaactcaaaacaaTAACATCACACTCCTCGCCtgttataatgcattataacaCTACTCGTTTTTTACAAGCAATACAACCTCTGAAACAGGCCTAGTGTACATCTTCTGAGTACCATGTCTGACTATTTAACATCTACTTGGCGGACTTTAGAGTCTTGCTAGGAATGGCGTTCACCACCACTCCTACAGGCCACTCATTTCTTTTGACTTGTGCATCTTTAAGAAGCACGACATCTCCTTCAGTCAGGTTCGGCTTCTCCACATGCCACTTTCGCCTTGGTTGAAGTGACACCAGGAACTCTTGACGCCAGCGTTTCCAGAATCCATCAGCCATAGCCTGGACTTGCTTCCACTGCTTTCTGTAGAGGTCTTTGAGGTCATACTCTCCTGGTGGTGGCAACACTGGCTCAGTTTTCTGTGTCAAGAGCATGGCAGGTGACAGGATAGTGGGCGCATCTGGATCAGAAGACACAGGAACCAGAGGTCTGGCATTCATAATGGCCATGACTTCAGACATGAACGTAACCAGAACCTCATGAGTCAGGTGGAGTGTTTTTGCCTTAAGCAGCAGTGCATCCAATATTCTGCGAGCAACTCCTATCATCCGCTCCCACACTCCACCCATGTGTGAGGAGTGGGGAGGGTTAAAGATCCACCTGCTGCCTTGATTTTGAAGGTAAGTTGCCAGCTCAGGGTCTTCAGAGTTCATTCTTAACTCCTTGCACGCCCCCACGAAGTTTGTTCCTCGATCAGAACGGAAGAGACGAACAGGACCACGGACAGCGGTAAATCTTCTCAATGCATTTACAAAGCTTGAGGAGGATAGTGATTCAAGCACTTCAATATGCACTGCTCTGGTAATTAGGCAGGTAAAGATAACTGCCCAGCGCTTGTTCTCTGCAATGCCACCTCGGGTTCGTCTTGTGCTGATGATCCATGGGCCAAACACATCAACTCCTACATTTGTGAATGGAGGACCTGGCGTGAGTCGTTCAGCAGgtaagtttgacattttttgttcttCCATTCTTCCTCTTAGCTTGTTACAGATTACACATTTCTGTATGATGTTTGTCACCAGCCTTTTGCCTCCAATCAGCCACAGACCAGCAGAACGTACAGCACCTTCCGTCAGGTGCCTCCCCTGATGCGCCACCTGTTCATGGTAATGTCTCACCAATAAAGTAGCTACATGGTGTTTCTTGGGAACAATGATCGGGTGTTTCTCTTCCCAGGGAATGTCTGCCAAAGAGATGCGCCCCCCAACTCTCAGCAGGCCATCTGCATCCAGAATTGGGTTCAGTTTTCTCAGGGGACTAGACTTGGAGATGACATCACCCCTGGAAAGACATTTCACCTCTTCAGCAAACACGTCGTGTTGGACATTTCTGATGATTACCAGTCTTGCTTGTGTCGGAGCATCTATCTTGCTGTTCAGACTTTTCGTGTGAGCTCTGGCCTTGTGTATGAGCTTGGTGATAGCCCGATTGAGTATCTTCCAGCTGGACAAGCGTTCAAATCGGTGTGAACTAAGCTCACCTTCAAAGGATTTGGTTGCAAAAGCTGtgacctgctgtgtgtgtacatctatGTCTGTATCAGGTTCTATCAGCTCAAATGTCTCTGGGGGGGGGCAGGAGTCTCTGGACAAGAAAGACGGACCTTTAAACCAGTTGGTTTCTTTCAACATGGAGGCTGGCACTGAGCGGGTCCCGTGGTCTGCAGGGTTGTGTTCTGTGCTGACGAAGTGCCACTGTCCAGGGCTTGTGGACTTTCTGATGCGGGCAACTCTGTTGGCTACATATACATAGAATCTTCTGCTTGTGTTGTGAATGTAGCCCAAAACAATCCGACTGTCTGTGTAGAATGTGACCTTGTGGATGTCTATGTCCAGTTCATCAGTGATTAAGTCTGCCATTTCAGTGGCCAAGACAGCCGCACAAAGTTCTAAGCGTGGGATGGTGTGGGGAGGATGTGGAGCCAGCTTCGATTTGCCCATGACGAACCCGATATGAGTGTTTCCCTCCGTGTCTGCTGTTTTCAGGTATGCCACTGCTGATATGGCCATAGTAGAAGCGTCAGAAAAGACACAGAGTTCTCTGTATCTTGTGGAGCACAGAGAAACAGGTGTATATGGTCTGTCGATCTGAAGTTGTTCAAGTTCACACAGTGAGTCATTCCATAGTCTCCACTGTTCTTCCTTCAGTGCTGGCAGAGGAACGTCCCATTCAGCTTGTTGGGCGGATAGCTCTCTGACTAAGGCCTTCCCTTGTATCGTTACAGGTGCCACATATCACAGGGGATCATAAAGGCCATTGACAGCGGACAAAATTCCCCCTTGCTGTGGATGTTTTATAATCTTTCTTTGGTACGTTGAAGGGGAATTGTCTACTGCAGTTGCCAGTTAAGACAAGAACTCGCTTTGGTGCCAAGGGTCCACAGCACTCCAAATCCACCAGGGTTTTTGGGCCCCTTCTTATCGCTGGAAAGGCATCCATCCAGCACAGGCTGTTTGGAATGCTACTTTGTGCAGTTTGAGCTGGACCTGCTAGCATTTCTTGTGGTTCTATTCGGACAACGTGATGGCTTCGTCGTACCAGTGGTGAATGATGACAGCATCCTCAGCCAACATATAAATTCCTCAGAGAATTTTAGCTCGGCAATTCGATGTTCTTATCTCTCCATGCAGTGCTGCTTTCTCGGCTCAGATGGCTTACGCAGGAAGTTTGGTGTTCCGAGACACGTGCGACTTCATACGGTATTCAGTGTGATCCGCTGCTGGGGGTTCATTATCTTCAAACCACAGAAAATCATCAGGATTTGGAATCGCGCATGGTCTCTTCGGTCGATTGACAGTAAGCATCCCCGAACAGTCCTGCTTAAGTGTTCCCCGTGCTGTTACTGCTAGGGCTCTTTCCGGACAAGCGCATCAGGACTCCAGCAAAGATTTGTTCTGTCCGGCCCTCGGGAAGGAACATCAGGAGGGATGATGTTCTCATTCCTGCACAGAACTCACGAACAGACCACCACGGAGCTGGTCCTTTTTCTCTGAGGGGGTTAGACACCGACGAGTTTGTAAAGTACCAGCATTCTTGTTTTTTGCATTAGCACTGAGCAGGCTTGCTTGGTCTGAGTCGAGCATGGCTTGCTCGAATTTTGAAGAAGTGTTTAACTGCAGTGGATTCAGTGTTTCTTCGTGCCCAGCTACAGCTGGCGCAGAGAGACTGAGGCGGGTTGATGGTCGTGCTGTCGGTTGTTGGGTAACCGTTGGCCTGTTCGGCCTGAAAGCAGGGTTGCTTACCCAGCAGTAGCTTCATACGACATGTACACCTCTCTGTCCATGAGTGTCCAGGAACAGCTTATCTTCCATGGACTCCCGAGCTTAATTCATGAGTGTCGTTCTTTGAACACATATCTGCCCAGCTTCATTGAAATCAGAGGCTGCCTGCAGCGAACGCTTATTGGACGAAGCTGATCGTGGGGCTCCAGCTGTCATCTTTTCTTTACAACAACGCGCCCCATGGTGCCAATGTCGGTGCGAATAGGAGCATGACTTGCCACGCACCAGCACACTGGTTCGTGAAGGAACAGGACATTAGCTTTTGTATCTTGCGTCTACTTCTACCAGGCACAGCGTCACCGCTCGATTGGACACCCACCCAAGTCCTTTAGCCGCAGTGCGGGCAACGGCGAGCGCTGATCACTGAGGTCGTCCATTTACTTGTTCTTCTTACTTTGTGGCACACTGGATCAAATCTCGCCCCGAGGAGGGGAGCAGGAGATTGGTTATTGCACCAATCTGGGTACTGCACACGCATGGTCGCCAGAGTATGCGTCGCAATAGAgttgtgtgtttggactgcCTCTGGACGATTTCTATTTCAGACCTCTATCTTGGTCCATTCCAATCAGTAGGCAAGGGAATTGTGTGCTGCCATCTATGATTCCACGAAGTGGAAATTGCCTGCCACAGTCCTTCCTGCAGTCTCAACCACCAACGCGAACATGTCTTCAGGGTGTCATGTTCGCGCCCTCCCATTGTCGAAGTGTCACAGAATTCGTCCTGCCGTGACTTGTTTACTTTTTCTATCAAGAGCAGCGGGTCGTGCTTCAAGGCAGTGGTCTCTTTGCCCTGCAGTATACACCAGCACAAGACCGATTGTGTGGAGCAGGACTTTGAAGTGTTTGTAACTGCTGATCACTGATGGATCGGTCTccctttgctgctgctgttgctcccCGCCATGGTTTGCAGCGCTCTGGTGAACATCTGCCTTCCATGGCGCTGGCCCTGGATGTAGTGCTGTAGGATGTCTGTCGCTGTTACACTCCATACATTGCACTGGCTTGTCACAGTCTTTAGCGACATGAGTAGATGATGCGCAGCATCTGAAGCAAATGTGTTTGTCCTTCAGAtaagcttttctttcttccagcgTTTTGTTTCTGAAGCCACGACACTTTCTCAGAGGATGAGGTTTGTTATGTAGGGGGCAATGTTTGTCTGGATTATCTTCAGGTCGGGCTGTTGTAGTGCTGCCACTGTTGTTGCTTCCTGTTGAGACTTCAGTCTTTTTAACAGCTACTGATGTTCTCATGTGTTGGTTGTACgggttgtttttctctgtcttggGAGCACACCATGTTGCTGCAATGCTGGCAAAGCTGGGATCATTGCGCATTTTTGCTTGTTCGCAGATGAAGTTGACAAAGACTGAGAATGGAGGATATGGAATTCTGTGTTGTTCTTTGTAACGTGACCCTACTGTGATCCACTTCCCTCCTTAAGGAAGTGGTGGGAGTTCTGAACTATCGGGCTGACTCACTTCGGGAGGTTTTGAGATATGAAAGACCAGGTAAGTATCCATCTGTCTTAGCTGCCTCAAGCTCGTGATTGTCCCTAACTGAGATTTTGGGGAAATCTTCTATCTTTTTCAGGAGGGCATTCTCAATCACCTCTGGTGAGCCGTAGACATCCTCCAGTCTCTGCCACAGCATCTTGAGACCCGTAGGTGTATTGTGAATGTGTACTGCTCTGATTCTTTTAGCTTGCTCAGATGATGATGGCCCAAGCCATTTACACAGTAGATCTAGCTCTTCTCTGGCAGAGAGCTTTAAGTCGTCAGTTGAGCTGATGAAAGATGCTTTCCAGGCCCAGTAATTCTCCGGCTTGTCGTCAAACTTCAGTAAGCCTGAACTCACCAGCTCACNNNNNNNNNNNNNNNNNNNNNNNNNNNNNNNNNNNNNNNNNNNNNNNNNNNNNNNNNNNNNNNNNNNNNNNNNNNNNNNNNNNNNNNNNNNNNNNNNNNNGCCTTTGACAGTGCAGCTGTCTACCAGAATGAAGCCCAATTGGGCTGTGCCCTGAAGGAGCTACTGCCTCAAACATGGTTTAACGAGAGCGGATGTATTCTAACCCAGGTGACcgcatatatatttatataggcTCGCCCTATATAATAACTGTGTACTGGCATGTACGTATGTATACAGTTGAAACCAGACGTTTACATGCACTATATAAAGaccaaatgtgctttttttccctctcgTCTGACATAAAATCAGACTTTCTGTCAAACTATTGTGAGACGCTTGTGGGAAGGATATCCAAACACGTTTGGCCCAAGCCATCCAGTTTAAAGGCAATGGTACCAAAATACTAGcgaaatgtatgtaaaattctgactttgaagaaaataataaaacatgtcatttcTTCTGGCATTTagcaaaatagaaataattgGTAATCATAACGGacctaaaacaggaaaagtggTGTCTGATTCATGTCCCGACGTTTCTATAGGTGTATGTCAACTTCTGGTTTTCAACTGTAGTGTGCCTCAGGGCCACCGTACCTTATAGTTGACTAAGGCCAGCTCTCAAGAGAGGAAAACCAGCTAATGAAACATGCATGTCATTGTGAATACAGCGGAGATAAACCTATATTGACTATGTGAAAACTACATATTCTCTTGTTattcacttcaaactttatttttagttgAGCAAAATGAACAGTATGTGCCTCCTTGAACATTGATGTCAACCCACATCACATGTATTTCTTTTCTAGAGACCAAATGAGGTTCCGTTCAGCTTTGACTATCAAAGGTCACCGTTACCAGTCTCACccgtcctcctctctgtttctcgcTGCAGTAAGCT
The nucleotide sequence above comes from Larimichthys crocea isolate SSNF chromosome XVI, L_crocea_2.0, whole genome shotgun sequence. Encoded proteins:
- the LOC109141874 gene encoding uncharacterized protein LOC109141874, which codes for MAISAVAYLKTADTEGNTHIGFVMGKSKLAPHPPHTIPRLELCAAVLATEMADLITDELDIDIHKVTFYTDSRIVLGYIHNTSRRFYVYVANRVARIRKSTSPGQWHFVSTEHNPADHGTRSVPASMLKETNWFKGPSFLSRDSCPPPETFELIEPDTDIDVHTQQVTAFATKSFEGELSSHRFERLSSWKILNRAITKLIHKARAHTKSLNSKIDAPTQARLVIIRNVQHDVFAEEVKCLSRGDVISKSSPLRKLNPILDADGLLRVGGRISLADIPWEEKHPIIVPKKHHVATLLVRHYHEQVAHQGRHLTEGAVRSAGLWLIGGKRLVTNIIQKCVICNKLRGRMEEQKMSNLPAERLTPGPPFTNVGVDVFGPWIISTRRTRGGIAENKRWAVIFTCLITRAVHIEVLESLSSSSFVNALRRFTAVRGPVRLFRSDRGTNFVGACKELRMNSEDPELATYLQNQGSRWIFNPPHSSHMGGVWERMIGVARRILDALLLKAKTLHLTHEVLVTFMSEVMAIMNARPLVPVSSDPDAPTILSPAMLLTQKTEPVLPPPGEYDLKDLYRKQWKQVQAMADGFWKRWRQEFLVSLQPRRKWHVEKPNLTEGDVVLLKDAQVKRNEWPVGVVVNAIPSKTLKSAK
- the LOC113747865 gene encoding uncharacterized protein LOC113747865 → MLAVSVDGNRKLYRFKSNASTSEQGNFEGAFIVKNEEVADFVNYVHSQTTHRKLAASVPGHVKFLCSDVACKYFPYLAKVAQQCPEMRNLLSMRPFLSVMHAKAHTWKCEIKWGGAFQDGAGSTIGEEVEQVNSFLSRAAITTKYMSKAGRADMLTLLALGWNKRKVEHLGRTLSQRYVKITRTLKDLEESLNVTKNGLGVDDDTLELWVADVQKWAEETDQTDGSLGALQARIEELVVIIRVRKQNLYRQTDSNKRCHRIRKVILDEKKRLVAAVDDYNKLAEPSRQIMSSDALIETDLWPLQTTSELAADLKTKREVFEKVMAVRRLKEEEMILCREMHHHWTALKARALELGMISSDSSLVGMSEDAKKGLHCLL